In a single window of the Bacillus mycoides genome:
- the yqeK gene encoding bis(5'-nucleosyl)-tetraphosphatase (symmetrical) YqeK, whose protein sequence is MNREEALSIVKQQMHEKRYIHTVGVMETAIELARLYGVDEKKAETAAIFHDYAKCRAIPEMEEIIKGEALPKDLLHYNKELWHAPVGAYLVEKEVGITDPEILQAITYHTSGHEKMTMLDKVIYVADYIEPGRKFPGVEEARKLAYKDINQALLFALKRTIQFLMEKDQTIYPLTFQTYNEVIKEEINK, encoded by the coding sequence ATGAATCGTGAGGAAGCACTTAGTATTGTCAAACAACAAATGCATGAAAAACGTTATATACACACGGTCGGTGTAATGGAAACAGCGATTGAACTTGCCCGATTATATGGTGTAGATGAGAAAAAGGCAGAGACGGCTGCTATATTTCACGATTATGCAAAATGTAGAGCGATTCCAGAAATGGAAGAGATTATTAAGGGAGAAGCTTTGCCAAAGGATCTACTGCACTATAACAAAGAGTTATGGCATGCACCTGTTGGGGCATACTTAGTAGAAAAAGAAGTAGGCATTACTGATCCTGAAATTCTACAAGCTATTACATATCATACAAGTGGTCATGAAAAAATGACAATGTTAGATAAAGTTATTTATGTAGCAGATTACATTGAACCAGGACGTAAGTTTCCTGGTGTGGAAGAAGCGAGGAAACTCGCATATAAAGATATAAATCAAGCTTTACTGTTTGCTTTAAAGCGAACAATTCAATTTTTAATGGAAAAAGATCAAACGATTTATCCATTAACATTCCAAACATACAATGAAGTTATCAAGGAGGAAATTAATAAATGA
- the rsfS gene encoding ribosome silencing factor, whose product MKDKELLVLAAKAADDKRAEDMVVLNMQGISPIADYFIICHGNSDKQVQAIAREIKAKAHEFEINVQRMEGFDEARWVLVDLGDVVAHVFHKDERNHYNLERLWGDVPREDIADELDQ is encoded by the coding sequence ATGAAAGATAAAGAGTTATTAGTATTAGCGGCAAAAGCAGCTGATGATAAGAGAGCAGAAGATATGGTTGTACTAAATATGCAAGGTATTTCACCGATTGCAGACTATTTTATTATTTGTCACGGAAATTCAGACAAGCAAGTACAAGCAATTGCACGTGAAATTAAAGCGAAGGCACATGAGTTCGAAATTAACGTACAACGTATGGAAGGCTTTGATGAAGCGCGTTGGGTTTTAGTAGACCTTGGTGATGTGGTTGCTCATGTATTCCATAAAGATGAGCGTAATCACTATAATTTAGAGCGTCTATGGGGCGATGTGCCGCGTGAAGATATTGCAGATGAGCTAGATCAATGA
- a CDS encoding class I SAM-dependent DNA methyltransferase, translating to MKYEQFALLYDELMNDVPYDKWVEFTEESLQQASMKEARILDVACGTGNVTLPLVRKGYDLIGVDLSEEMLTVAQQKLGGEGYFIPFYQQDMRELDVPGEFDCVTIFCDSLNYVLQEDGVQETFRRVFHHLRQDGLFLFDVHSLYKIHHVFQNETYTVNGEEISLIWNCFPGEESDSVEHDLTFFVQDSEEDVYHRFDECHVQRAYSVEVLTKWLEEAGFTVLRVTGDFERIEVTEQTERIFFMAKKNG from the coding sequence ATGAAATACGAACAATTTGCTTTGCTGTATGACGAACTGATGAATGATGTCCCTTATGATAAATGGGTGGAATTCACAGAGGAAAGTTTACAACAGGCATCTATGAAAGAGGCAAGAATCCTTGACGTAGCATGTGGAACTGGTAACGTAACACTTCCGCTTGTGCGAAAAGGTTATGACTTAATTGGTGTAGATCTTTCGGAAGAAATGTTAACTGTCGCGCAGCAAAAATTGGGGGGAGAAGGCTATTTTATTCCTTTTTACCAACAAGACATGAGAGAACTCGATGTTCCTGGTGAATTTGATTGTGTGACAATCTTTTGTGACTCATTAAATTATGTATTGCAAGAAGATGGAGTGCAAGAAACATTTAGAAGAGTTTTCCACCATTTACGTCAGGATGGCTTGTTTTTATTCGATGTACACTCTTTATATAAAATACATCACGTATTTCAAAATGAAACATATACAGTGAACGGCGAAGAAATATCACTTATTTGGAACTGCTTCCCTGGAGAAGAATCAGATAGTGTGGAACATGATTTGACATTCTTTGTACAAGATTCAGAAGAAGATGTGTATCATCGTTTTGACGAATGTCACGTGCAACGTGCGTATTCAGTTGAAGTGTTAACAAAATGGCTTGAAGAAGCTGGGTTTACAGTGCTTCGCGTCACAGGTGACTTTGAACGAATTGAAGTGACAGAACAAACAGAGCGCATCTTTTTTATGGCGAAGAAGAATGGATAA
- the comER gene encoding late competence protein ComER produces MNIGIIGTGNMGSILIDAFLETRAVKPSCLTIINRTPAKAYHIKEKYPSVHIAKTIQEVIEQSQLIFICVKPIDIYPILQKYADHFSDEDCLVSITSPISPSQLETLIPCHVARIIPSITNRALSGASLFTFGNSCSLEWQQKLLRLFKNISTPLVIEEDITRVSSDIASCGPAFFSYLLQCFINAAVDKTNITHEEATTLVSEMVIGMGKLLEKEIFTLPTLQEKVCVKGGVTGEGIRILEEHVGDMFHKLIERTHEKFDEDLKCVEQQFNKHT; encoded by the coding sequence TTGAACATAGGAATTATAGGGACAGGGAACATGGGGAGTATACTAATCGATGCATTTTTAGAAACCCGTGCTGTCAAACCTTCGTGCCTTACTATTATTAATCGGACGCCTGCCAAAGCATATCATATAAAAGAAAAATACCCTTCTGTTCATATAGCCAAAACAATCCAAGAGGTAATCGAACAATCCCAGCTTATTTTCATTTGCGTAAAACCGATAGATATATACCCTATTCTACAAAAATACGCTGACCATTTTTCAGACGAAGATTGCTTAGTTTCTATCACAAGCCCCATATCTCCATCACAATTAGAAACACTTATACCTTGCCACGTCGCTCGTATCATTCCAAGCATCACAAACCGCGCCTTATCCGGCGCATCACTATTTACATTTGGAAATAGCTGCTCTCTAGAATGGCAACAAAAACTACTTCGTCTATTCAAAAACATTTCTACTCCCCTTGTTATAGAAGAAGATATAACGCGCGTTTCATCTGATATAGCAAGCTGCGGCCCTGCTTTTTTTAGTTATTTATTACAATGTTTCATTAACGCTGCTGTAGATAAAACAAATATTACACATGAAGAAGCCACTACTTTAGTAAGTGAAATGGTCATTGGAATGGGGAAATTACTTGAAAAAGAAATTTTCACATTACCTACTTTACAAGAAAAGGTATGCGTTAAAGGCGGTGTTACAGGAGAAGGTATTCGTATTTTAGAAGAGCACGTTGGGGATATGTTTCATAAATTAATCGAACGGACACATGAGAAATTTGATGAAGATTTAAAATGCGTTGAGCAGCAATTCAATAAACACACATAA
- a CDS encoding helix-hairpin-helix domain-containing protein yields the protein MMWDFPKKWLGLVVIIGTLIFLFFWKTNQQTERSLVTTEVQVKDVEKKSKPKVLDAKEQKKIIIIDVKGAVFKEGVYEMKEGDRVKEAVEKAGGLLPDADVKKVNLAQMVQDQMLLYVPNKNEPVQEGATFSKSEGKVQINTASKEQLEKITGIGSRKAESILKYREEHGLFQKIEDLLEIDGIGAKSLEKIKDQIIIP from the coding sequence ATGATGTGGGATTTTCCGAAAAAATGGTTGGGATTAGTGGTTATTATTGGCACTTTGATTTTTCTTTTTTTCTGGAAAACGAATCAGCAAACAGAGCGATCGCTCGTTACAACGGAAGTTCAAGTGAAAGATGTGGAGAAAAAAAGTAAACCGAAAGTATTGGATGCAAAGGAGCAGAAAAAAATAATTATAATTGATGTGAAAGGGGCGGTTTTTAAAGAGGGTGTGTATGAAATGAAGGAAGGGGACCGGGTGAAGGAGGCGGTTGAAAAAGCTGGTGGTTTGTTGCCGGATGCAGATGTGAAGAAAGTGAATTTGGCGCAAATGGTCCAAGACCAAATGCTTCTTTATGTTCCTAACAAGAATGAGCCAGTGCAAGAAGGGGCTACTTTTTCAAAAAGCGAGGGTAAAGTGCAAATAAATACAGCTTCTAAAGAGCAACTTGAAAAAATAACAGGCATTGGTTCTCGGAAAGCGGAAAGTATTTTGAAATATCGAGAAGAACATGGTCTGTTTCAGAAAATAGAAGATTTATTAGAAATTGATGGGATTGGTGCGAAGTCTTTAGAGAAAATAAAAGATCAAATTATTATTCCATAA
- a CDS encoding ComE operon protein 2 has product MERISWDQYFMTQSHLLSLRSTCTRLAVGATIVRDKRIIAGGYNGSIKGGVHCIDDGCYVIDNHCVRTIHAEMNALLQCAKFGAKTEEAEIYVTHFPCLQCCKAIIQSGVTAVYYAQDYKNHPYAVELFEQASVTVKHVPLEYDITSLEEQERHLQLKELFAALEKDNLSMEELQRVFTKAKMML; this is encoded by the coding sequence ATGGAACGAATTTCATGGGATCAATATTTTATGACGCAAAGCCATCTACTATCTTTACGTAGTACATGTACAAGGCTTGCGGTAGGAGCGACAATCGTTCGTGATAAACGAATTATTGCTGGTGGATATAACGGTTCAATTAAAGGTGGTGTGCATTGTATAGACGATGGTTGCTATGTCATTGATAATCATTGCGTTCGTACAATTCATGCTGAAATGAATGCTTTATTGCAATGTGCGAAATTTGGTGCAAAAACAGAGGAAGCGGAAATTTATGTCACACATTTTCCTTGTTTGCAGTGCTGTAAGGCGATTATTCAAAGTGGTGTTACAGCGGTTTATTATGCACAGGACTATAAAAATCATCCGTATGCCGTAGAGTTATTTGAACAAGCGAGTGTAACAGTAAAGCACGTTCCGCTAGAATACGATATTACATCGCTAGAGGAACAAGAGCGTCATTTACAGCTAAAGGAATTATTCGCAGCTTTAGAAAAAGATAATTTATCAATGGAAGAATTACAGCGTGTATTCACTAAAGCGAAAATGATGCTATAA
- a CDS encoding DNA internalization-related competence protein ComEC/Rec2: MNGQWGYVAISFIIGIAITFSASHLLAACCFVCYVLFCLYRTSRKTFIFCIIACFSGVMYTTYVQSLNKPLGESYEVTRGVVQNTPLINGDRLSFQIEDQNKNLVQLNYKIQSASEKKQLQQLHVGISCTFKGEVKEPQTARNFHVFDYRNYLYQQKIHFIFDVTYISECHKTSLSLVQWIFLLRQQTISKVTEMFPEQSGAFMNALLFGDRQQMTFEVEEQYQQFGLIHLLAISGSHIVLLMVIMYFVLLRSGVTKETATVCLIVCIPLYMIIAGASPSVVRASITGVLLLVAFMCSVRLSSLDALSITAICMLIYDPYLIFNIGFQFSFVGSFSLLLSAPILLGRSNGIVRNSIYISIISQLASTPILLYHFGYFSPYSIFLNLIYVPFLSIIVLPCSIIILICMPVIPFFAKGIAYVLSLCLTISNDFLSYCESFPFIRLTFGQTPLFLVAIYCFSIVSIFVILERVITKKNLCIVVGVFLFISTCHYVYPYFRESGSVTFLDVGQGDAILIRLPYDKEVYLIDTGGALPVKKEAWQQKKHEFSVGHDILVPFLQKEGIKTIDKLIVTHGDADHIGAALDLLSSIIVKEVVFGRKEQDAVLEKVVKKKALEKSMKISVVGEGEGWRVNEAEFFVLAPKGKEKGENDSSIVLWARLGGLTWLFTGDLEEEGEKFIVSTYPDLRANILKVAHHGSKTSSADPFLSLVQPAVAIISVGERNRYGHPHKEVIERFKKMGIDIWRTDKQGAISYVFNGEKGTFQSKITYDETHRR, encoded by the coding sequence TTGAATGGGCAATGGGGCTATGTTGCAATCTCGTTTATAATTGGGATTGCAATTACCTTTTCCGCATCGCATTTGTTGGCTGCTTGTTGTTTCGTTTGTTATGTTTTATTTTGTTTATATCGTACTTCGCGTAAAACCTTCATATTTTGTATAATAGCGTGTTTTAGTGGCGTTATGTACACCACGTATGTTCAGAGTCTAAATAAGCCGCTAGGGGAGTCCTATGAAGTTACACGAGGGGTCGTGCAAAATACACCTCTAATTAATGGGGATCGTCTCTCTTTTCAAATTGAAGATCAGAATAAAAACTTAGTGCAGTTAAATTATAAAATACAATCTGCTTCGGAAAAGAAGCAGTTGCAACAATTACATGTAGGTATATCGTGTACATTTAAAGGGGAGGTGAAAGAACCACAAACTGCCCGGAATTTTCATGTTTTTGATTATCGTAATTATTTATATCAGCAAAAAATACATTTTATATTTGATGTGACATACATTTCTGAATGTCACAAAACATCGTTGTCACTCGTGCAATGGATTTTCCTTCTCAGGCAACAAACAATCTCGAAAGTTACAGAAATGTTCCCGGAACAATCAGGTGCATTTATGAACGCATTATTATTTGGAGATCGACAACAAATGACGTTTGAAGTAGAAGAGCAATATCAACAATTTGGTCTTATACATTTGTTAGCAATTTCAGGATCGCATATCGTACTATTAATGGTTATAATGTATTTTGTTTTGCTAAGAAGTGGTGTGACGAAAGAGACAGCAACAGTATGCCTTATAGTTTGCATTCCTCTGTATATGATCATAGCTGGGGCGTCGCCATCTGTTGTGAGGGCTTCTATAACAGGAGTTTTATTATTGGTAGCTTTCATGTGCTCTGTTCGCTTATCTAGTCTAGACGCCTTAAGTATAACAGCTATATGTATGCTTATATACGATCCGTATCTTATTTTCAACATTGGATTTCAATTCTCATTTGTAGGTAGTTTTTCTTTACTACTATCTGCGCCGATATTATTAGGGCGTAGTAATGGGATAGTTCGAAATTCTATTTACATTTCTATAATTTCACAGCTCGCTAGTACCCCCATCTTGTTATATCATTTTGGTTATTTTTCTCCTTATAGCATTTTCCTCAATCTTATATATGTTCCTTTTCTATCCATTATTGTATTGCCGTGTAGCATCATTATTCTTATATGTATGCCGGTTATTCCATTTTTCGCAAAAGGAATTGCATATGTACTTTCACTATGTTTAACCATTTCTAATGATTTTCTAAGTTACTGTGAAAGTTTCCCTTTCATCCGACTTACTTTTGGTCAAACTCCTTTATTTCTTGTGGCTATATATTGTTTTAGTATCGTTAGTATATTTGTGATTTTGGAAAGGGTAATAACGAAAAAAAATTTGTGCATAGTTGTGGGTGTGTTTCTTTTTATTAGTACTTGTCATTATGTATATCCATATTTTCGCGAAAGTGGGAGTGTTACATTTCTTGATGTTGGACAGGGAGATGCGATATTAATTCGTCTTCCATACGATAAAGAGGTTTATCTTATTGATACAGGAGGAGCCCTTCCTGTCAAGAAGGAAGCGTGGCAACAGAAAAAGCATGAATTTTCTGTTGGGCATGATATTCTTGTTCCTTTTTTACAAAAAGAAGGTATAAAAACGATTGATAAATTAATTGTAACGCACGGAGATGCGGATCATATAGGTGCTGCGCTGGATTTGCTGTCATCTATTATTGTAAAAGAAGTTGTATTTGGGAGAAAGGAACAAGATGCTGTATTGGAAAAAGTGGTGAAGAAAAAGGCGTTAGAAAAGAGCATGAAGATAAGTGTAGTAGGAGAAGGGGAAGGTTGGAGGGTAAATGAAGCGGAATTTTTCGTATTAGCTCCAAAGGGGAAAGAAAAGGGAGAAAATGACTCTTCGATTGTACTATGGGCCAGACTAGGGGGACTAACATGGCTATTTACGGGTGATCTAGAAGAAGAAGGAGAAAAGTTTATAGTATCAACATATCCTGATTTGCGGGCTAATATTTTAAAAGTTGCCCACCATGGGAGTAAAACATCGTCTGCAGATCCATTTTTAAGCCTTGTACAGCCTGCTGTAGCGATTATTTCTGTGGGAGAGCGTAATAGGTATGGGCACCCGCATAAGGAAGTTATAGAGCGTTTTAAGAAGATGGGTATTGATATATGGCGTACGGATAAGCAAGGTGCTATTTCCTATGTTTTTAATGGAGAAAAAGGAACCTTTCAAAGTAAAATCACATATGATGAAACACATAGAAGATGA
- a CDS encoding YqzM family protein, producing the protein MNDFEQNVQSKRNDAIDSGVGFIVSFGFFATLFIIATVIKFIGS; encoded by the coding sequence ATGAATGATTTTGAACAAAACGTTCAAAGTAAACGCAATGACGCTATTGATTCAGGGGTAGGATTTATCGTCTCATTTGGTTTTTTCGCAACACTTTTCATTATTGCAACTGTTATTAAATTCATCGGTTCTTAA
- the holA gene encoding DNA polymerase III subunit delta, whose product MSDIHKKIKKKQFAPLYVLYGTEAYFINETIKLITTEALEEEDREFNVVTYDLEEAYLEDVVEDAHTLPFFGERKVILIKSPLFLTAQKEKLEQNIKILEEYIGEPSPFSILVFVAPYEKLDERKKITKLLKKTADVIEANAMQVQDVQKWIVSRADEVHVHIDNAAVSLLLELVGSNVTMLAKEMDKLTLYVGMGGEITPKLVTELVPKSVEQNVFALTEKVVKKDIAGAMQILDGLFTQQEEPIKLLALLVSQFRLLHQVKELQQRGYGQNQIASHIGVHPYRVKLAMNQTKFFSFEELKKVIIELAEADYSMKTGKMDKKLVLEFFLMRLNHM is encoded by the coding sequence ATGAGTGATATACATAAGAAGATTAAAAAGAAACAGTTCGCTCCGTTGTATGTACTGTATGGAACGGAAGCTTATTTTATAAATGAAACGATAAAGCTTATTACAACGGAAGCGCTTGAAGAGGAAGATCGAGAGTTTAATGTTGTGACATACGATTTGGAAGAAGCGTATTTAGAAGATGTAGTTGAGGATGCGCATACGCTTCCTTTTTTTGGAGAGCGTAAAGTTATATTAATAAAATCACCACTATTTTTAACGGCACAAAAAGAAAAATTAGAACAAAATATAAAAATTTTAGAAGAATATATTGGGGAGCCATCTCCTTTTTCTATTCTTGTTTTTGTTGCGCCTTATGAAAAATTAGACGAACGAAAAAAAATTACAAAACTATTAAAGAAAACAGCGGATGTAATAGAAGCAAATGCGATGCAAGTGCAGGATGTTCAGAAGTGGATTGTTTCTCGTGCGGATGAGGTGCATGTGCATATTGATAATGCAGCTGTTAGTTTATTGTTAGAGCTTGTGGGAAGTAATGTAACAATGTTGGCGAAGGAAATGGACAAGTTAACGTTATACGTCGGTATGGGCGGAGAAATTACGCCAAAACTTGTCACGGAACTTGTGCCGAAATCTGTTGAGCAAAACGTGTTTGCTTTAACAGAAAAAGTGGTGAAAAAAGATATCGCTGGTGCGATGCAAATTTTAGACGGATTATTTACACAGCAGGAAGAACCGATTAAACTGCTCGCTTTATTAGTAAGTCAGTTCCGCTTGCTGCATCAAGTGAAAGAGTTGCAACAGCGTGGTTACGGACAAAATCAAATCGCGTCCCATATTGGTGTACATCCGTACCGGGTAAAGTTGGCGATGAATCAAACGAAGTTTTTCTCTTTTGAAGAATTAAAAAAAGTTATTATAGAATTGGCGGAAGCTGATTATAGTATGAAGACTGGAAAGATGGATAAGAAACTTGTGCTTGAGTTTTTCTTAATGCGGTTAAATCATATGTAG
- the rpsT gene encoding 30S ribosomal protein S20 has product MANIKSAIKRAKLSEERRSHNASIKSDMRTAVKTVETLVTNNDLENAKEAFKTASKKLDKAARKGLIHQNAAARQKSRLAKQVNA; this is encoded by the coding sequence ATGGCAAACATCAAATCTGCTATCAAACGCGCTAAACTTAGCGAAGAGCGTCGTTCACATAACGCTTCTATCAAGTCTGACATGCGTACTGCTGTTAAAACTGTAGAAACTTTAGTTACTAATAACGATCTTGAAAATGCTAAAGAAGCTTTCAAAACTGCTTCTAAAAAACTTGACAAAGCAGCTCGTAAAGGTCTTATCCACCAAAACGCTGCAGCTCGTCAAAAATCTCGCTTAGCGAAACAAGTAAACGCGTAA
- the gpr gene encoding GPR endopeptidase: MKEPLDLSKYSVRTDLAVEAHQMLQERQEEQKGIQGVIVKEREEEGVTITKVTIDEIASESMGKKPGSYLTLEVQGIRQQDTELQQKVERIFAKEFSYFLEEVGVSKEASCLIVGLGNWNVTPDALGPIVVENVLVTRHLFKLQPESVEEGFRPVSAIRPGVMGITGIETSDVIYGIIEKTKPDFVIAIDALAARSIERVNSTIQISDTGIHPGSGVGNKRKELSKETLGIPVIAIGVPTVVDAVSITSDTIDFILKHFGRELKEGNKPSRSLLPAGFTFGEKKKLTEEDMPDEKSRNMFLGAIGTLEEEEKRKLIYEVLSPLGHNLMVTPKEVDAFIEDMANVIASGLNAALHHQIDQDNTGAYTH, translated from the coding sequence ATGAAAGAACCATTAGATTTAAGTAAATATAGTGTTAGAACTGACCTTGCTGTAGAGGCGCACCAAATGCTACAAGAGCGCCAAGAAGAACAAAAAGGGATACAGGGAGTTATTGTAAAAGAGAGGGAAGAAGAGGGAGTTACAATTACAAAAGTAACTATTGATGAAATTGCATCTGAGTCGATGGGGAAAAAACCTGGAAGTTATTTAACTCTTGAGGTGCAAGGTATACGACAACAAGATACGGAACTTCAGCAAAAGGTAGAGCGTATTTTTGCAAAAGAATTTTCTTATTTCTTAGAAGAGGTTGGAGTTTCAAAAGAAGCGAGTTGTTTAATCGTAGGTCTTGGGAATTGGAATGTAACGCCGGATGCACTCGGACCGATAGTTGTAGAGAACGTACTGGTGACGAGACATTTGTTTAAATTGCAGCCTGAAAGTGTGGAAGAAGGGTTTAGACCTGTTAGTGCCATTCGTCCAGGGGTAATGGGAATTACAGGGATTGAAACGAGCGATGTCATTTACGGAATTATTGAGAAGACAAAACCAGACTTTGTCATCGCAATTGATGCATTAGCTGCGCGTTCTATTGAACGAGTAAATAGTACGATACAAATTTCTGATACAGGAATTCATCCAGGATCTGGTGTTGGGAATAAGCGTAAGGAACTAAGTAAAGAAACATTAGGTATTCCTGTTATCGCAATTGGTGTGCCAACTGTGGTAGATGCTGTTTCGATTACGAGTGATACAATTGATTTTATTTTGAAACATTTTGGCCGGGAACTGAAAGAAGGAAACAAACCGTCACGCTCTTTATTACCAGCAGGTTTTACATTTGGAGAAAAGAAAAAATTAACAGAAGAAGATATGCCGGATGAAAAGAGTCGAAATATGTTTTTAGGAGCTATTGGTACGTTAGAAGAAGAAGAAAAGAGAAAGTTAATTTATGAAGTGTTATCTCCTCTTGGTCATAATTTAATGGTAACTCCAAAAGAAGTAGATGCGTTTATTGAGGATATGGCAAATGTAATAGCCAGCGGTTTAAATGCAGCACTGCATCATCAGATTGATCAGGATAATACAGGGGCATATACACATTGA
- a CDS encoding DUF3679 domain-containing protein: protein MERGRNSLSQFTLLCICGTVLCLLMMIAGVGLANHGLKSMKGYRQLSYEQIAHMTGTEGAGAESEISGETFSAIEKQKQLESLRSFNVVEGIGMAIASVARDMTKFGTDIVVGAIKGIFS from the coding sequence ATGGAAAGAGGCAGAAATAGCTTGAGTCAATTTACGCTGTTATGTATATGCGGTACAGTCTTATGTTTGCTTATGATGATAGCTGGAGTGGGACTTGCTAATCATGGCTTAAAAAGTATGAAAGGATATCGTCAGCTGTCATATGAACAAATTGCTCATATGACAGGAACAGAAGGCGCTGGGGCTGAATCGGAAATTTCGGGAGAGACGTTTTCGGCTATTGAAAAACAAAAACAGTTAGAAAGCTTAAGAAGTTTTAATGTTGTAGAAGGTATCGGTATGGCGATAGCAAGTGTTGCTCGTGATATGACAAAGTTTGGAACGGATATAGTTGTTGGGGCAATAAAAGGAATTTTTAGTTAA